The Oncorhynchus tshawytscha isolate Ot180627B linkage group LG32, Otsh_v2.0, whole genome shotgun sequence genome includes a region encoding these proteins:
- the LOC112230295 gene encoding rhomboid-related protein 3-like isoform X3, with the protein MSNKRSNSFRRAILQGGRQLKGAGALGEEVGLGLSQRLVRHIAYETLPREIDRKWYFDSYTCCPPPWLILAITIAEVAVFMYYGLQLDRWVLQVSSPHFLRGPLPYHPQLRIQAWRYLSYAFMHAGIEHLGLNMAMQLLVGVPLEMVHGALRIGLVYVCGVLAGSLAVSVTDMTAPVVGSSGGVYALVSAHLANVVMNWSGMKCQFKLFRMAMALVCMSVEFGRAVWLRFYPPAFPPCPNPSFVAHLGGVMVGLTLGVVVLQNYEQRLQEQSLFWIFFSVYFLFVLCAVFWNVFAYSLLDVRLPPTP; encoded by the exons ATGTCCAACAAGCGCAGCAACAGCTTCCGGCGGGCCATCCTCCAGGGGGGTCGTCAGTTGAAGGGGGCCGGGGCCCTGGGGgaggaggtgggtctgggtctgtcCCAGAGGCTGGTGAGGCACATCGCCTATGAGACCCTGCCCCGGGAGATCGACAGGAAGTGGTACTTCGACAGCTACACCTGCTGTCCACCACCCTGGCTCATCCTGGCGATCACCATCGCTGAG GTGGCAGTGTTCATGTACTATGGCCTGCAGTTGGACCGCTGGGTGCTGCAGGTGTCCAGTCCCCACTTCCTGAGGGGCCCACTGCCCTACCACCCCCAGCTACGGATTCAGGCCTGGAGATACCTCAGCTATGCCTTCATGCACGCAGG GATAGAACACCTGGGTCTGAACATGGCCATGCAGCTGCTGGTGGGAGTCCCTCTTGAGATGGTCCATGGAGCGCTGAGGATAGGACTGGTCTACGTGTGTGGCGTACTGGCAG GCTCCCTGGCCGTGTCTGTCACTGATATGACTGCTCCGGTGGTGGGGTCGTCTGGAGGAGTCTACGCCCTGGTCTCAGCACACCTGGCCAACGtcgtcatg aacTGGTCGGGTATGAAATGTCAGTTTAAGCTGTTCCGGATGGCCATGGCTCTGGTCTGCA TGAGTGTGGAGTTCGGCCGTGCCGTGTGGCTGCGGTTCTACCCGCCGGCCTTCCCGCCCTGCCCCAACCCCAGCTTTGTGGCCCACCTGGGGGGTGTGATGGTGGGGCTCACCCTGGGGGTTGTAGTCCTCCAGAACTACGAGCAGCGTCTCCAAGAGCAGTCTCTATTCTGGATCTTCTTCTCCGTCTACTTCCTCTTTGTCCTCTGTGCTGTCTTCTGGAACGTCTTCGCCTACAGCCTGCTGGACGTCCGGCTCCCCCCCACGCCGTGA